Proteins from a genomic interval of Hydrogenophaga sp. PAMC20947:
- a CDS encoding iron ABC transporter permease — MLRWMALAALMLLAAMLTLPVLSLGLSWLQFDAAARDVLVQMAQTVLPEYALTSLWLCLSVAVGVALMGMATACAVTLFDFPGRRVLEWALLLPLAMPAYVVAYAYTDFLQFSGPLQVGLREAFGWQGRLLPEVRSITGAVWVFTFSLYPYVYLLARTALAERASQLMEAARLLGAPLSRRIREVALPLARPAVAAGVALALMEVLADFGVASYFGIQTFTAGIYKAWLAMDNRIAAAQLATVLLATVALLLWVEHRAQRRLRFASLRGQRAGSADAQPVRLQRGQALTAWLVCVLPVLFGFVLPVLFMLRPLLGGWEELAWQSFLQWSGNSIRLAGVSAIAATLLALALAFAARAWPSALSRGAVRLTSLGYAVPGAVIVVGLLLPVGWAQATWPDSGIGYWVTATALGIVWAYLVRFTAVALQSVQSGYTRLPQSLDDSARMLGATGVALAWRVHAPLLKRSVAAGALLVFVDVMKELPATLVLRPFNSDTLAVVTYQLARDERLGEAALPALALVLVGLVPVMLLSRTLRRQ, encoded by the coding sequence ATGTTGCGCTGGATGGCTTTGGCCGCTTTGATGTTGTTGGCAGCAATGCTGACTTTGCCCGTGTTGTCGCTGGGCCTTTCCTGGCTGCAATTCGATGCCGCTGCCCGCGATGTGCTGGTCCAGATGGCGCAGACGGTGTTGCCCGAATACGCGCTCACGTCGCTGTGGCTCTGCCTCAGTGTGGCGGTGGGGGTGGCGCTGATGGGCATGGCGACGGCCTGCGCGGTCACGCTGTTCGATTTCCCGGGTCGACGGGTGCTCGAGTGGGCGCTGCTGTTGCCCTTGGCGATGCCGGCCTATGTGGTGGCCTACGCCTACACCGATTTCTTGCAGTTCAGCGGGCCGCTGCAGGTGGGTTTGCGCGAAGCGTTTGGCTGGCAAGGTCGCCTGTTGCCCGAGGTGCGGAGCATTACTGGCGCTGTCTGGGTGTTCACATTTTCGCTCTACCCCTACGTGTACCTGCTCGCGCGCACCGCGCTGGCCGAGCGGGCCAGCCAGCTGATGGAAGCGGCGCGGTTGCTGGGGGCGCCCCTGTCGCGTCGCATCCGCGAGGTGGCGTTGCCACTGGCGCGCCCGGCGGTGGCCGCCGGGGTGGCGCTTGCATTGATGGAAGTTCTCGCCGACTTTGGCGTGGCCAGCTATTTCGGCATCCAGACCTTCACCGCTGGCATTTACAAGGCCTGGTTGGCCATGGACAACCGGATCGCCGCCGCGCAACTCGCCACCGTGCTGTTGGCCACGGTGGCTTTGCTGCTCTGGGTGGAGCACCGCGCCCAGCGGCGCTTGCGTTTTGCGTCTTTGCGCGGGCAGAGGGCCGGCAGCGCTGACGCCCAGCCTGTGCGTCTGCAGCGCGGACAGGCCTTGACCGCCTGGCTGGTCTGCGTCTTGCCGGTTCTGTTTGGTTTTGTATTGCCGGTGTTGTTCATGTTGCGTCCCTTGCTGGGCGGCTGGGAAGAGCTGGCTTGGCAGTCGTTTCTGCAGTGGTCGGGCAACAGCATCCGGCTGGCCGGGGTGTCTGCCATCGCTGCCACGCTCCTGGCGCTGGCGCTGGCCTTTGCCGCCCGGGCCTGGCCCTCGGCGTTGTCGCGCGGCGCAGTGCGGTTGACCAGCCTGGGCTATGCCGTGCCCGGGGCGGTGATTGTGGTGGGGCTGTTGTTGCCCGTGGGCTGGGCACAGGCGACCTGGCCCGACAGTGGCATTGGGTACTGGGTGACTGCGACCGCACTGGGCATTGTGTGGGCCTATCTGGTGCGCTTCACTGCGGTGGCCCTGCAATCGGTGCAAAGCGGTTACACGCGGCTGCCCCAGAGCCTGGACGATTCGGCGCGCATGCTGGGGGCCACGGGTGTGGCCCTGGCCTGGCGTGTCCATGCGCCTTTGCTCAAACGCTCGGTGGCCGCTGGCGCCTTGCTGGTGTTTGTGGATGTGATGAAAGAGCTGCCCGCCACCCTGGTGCTGCGACCGTTCAACAGCGATACGCTGGCGGTGGTCACCTACCAGCTGGCGCGCGATGAACGCCTGGGGGAAGCGGCGTTGCCCGCTTTGGCGCTGGTGCTGGTGGGGCTGGTGCCGGTGATGCTGCTCAGCCGCACCTTGCGGCGCCAATAG
- a CDS encoding DUF2868 domain-containing protein: MSPSPVTASASAPFRDIALAHAVRLLEEAGALDDAGEMTLAHARQHSEQDRILERARLLGARLGLLTDWSRLRGALWLAAVLTVVLAYGLAGGLLAKALGTGQTINAALAFVAVLGVPVVALLLWLLWASGAVLFSSGAAPWSLGQFMLGLAARLPWLHGPHSLNLLRGIHAVLRDNRLGLWLFGAISHALWVLAFSLMLVTLLVLFSFQSYQLTWETTILDADFFERFLAVTGWLPQALGFVVPQSVTVNGAAGAVLNSAPPSLPIALWLLACTLLYGLLPRLLAFGVCAVVWFLRAGRLRLDTRDPYFRQLAARFAAMAPATVVDAEHAAPREPGRLFRTPVPGVPVPGVLIGFELPAEAAWPPAGLDAALYEQVHRISGTMSERLQLLTALASGPPANVLVVFTAAASPDRGAERFLRQVCAEVAACALWPQASSNPKQDKPERWAEWLNATDLKAVAWCPAPADAQRWLEARAHG; the protein is encoded by the coding sequence TTGAGTCCCAGCCCCGTCACTGCCAGCGCATCCGCACCGTTTCGCGACATCGCGCTGGCCCATGCTGTGCGCCTGCTGGAAGAAGCCGGCGCGCTCGACGACGCCGGGGAGATGACCCTGGCCCACGCGCGCCAGCACAGCGAACAAGACCGCATTCTCGAACGTGCCCGTTTGCTGGGCGCCCGGTTGGGGTTGCTCACCGACTGGTCGCGTCTGCGCGGTGCGTTGTGGCTGGCGGCTGTGCTCACGGTGGTGCTGGCCTATGGCCTGGCCGGAGGACTGCTGGCCAAGGCCCTGGGTACCGGCCAAACCATCAACGCCGCGCTGGCCTTCGTGGCTGTGCTGGGCGTGCCGGTGGTGGCCTTGCTGTTGTGGTTGCTCTGGGCATCCGGCGCCGTGCTGTTCTCAAGCGGTGCAGCGCCCTGGTCGCTGGGGCAGTTCATGCTGGGCCTGGCCGCCCGCTTGCCCTGGTTGCATGGTCCGCACTCCCTGAACCTGCTGCGCGGCATTCACGCGGTGTTGCGTGACAACCGCCTGGGGCTGTGGCTGTTTGGCGCGATCAGCCATGCGCTGTGGGTCCTGGCGTTTTCCTTGATGCTGGTCACGCTGCTGGTGCTGTTTTCTTTCCAGTCTTACCAGCTAACCTGGGAAACCACCATCCTGGACGCCGATTTCTTCGAGCGTTTTCTGGCGGTCACCGGCTGGTTGCCCCAGGCGCTGGGTTTTGTGGTGCCCCAAAGCGTGACGGTCAATGGGGCTGCCGGCGCCGTGCTCAACAGCGCGCCGCCTTCGTTGCCGATCGCGCTGTGGTTGCTGGCATGCACCCTGTTGTACGGGTTGCTGCCGCGCCTGTTGGCCTTTGGCGTTTGTGCCGTGGTGTGGTTTCTGCGCGCCGGCCGCTTGAGGCTGGACACCCGCGATCCTTACTTCCGCCAGTTGGCCGCCCGTTTTGCCGCCATGGCGCCCGCCACCGTGGTCGACGCCGAGCACGCCGCACCGCGCGAGCCCGGACGCTTGTTTCGCACACCAGTGCCCGGCGTGCCCGTGCCCGGCGTGTTGATCGGGTTTGAATTGCCGGCCGAGGCGGCTTGGCCTCCAGCAGGGCTGGACGCGGCCCTTTATGAGCAGGTGCACAGGATTTCTGGGACCATGAGCGAGCGCCTGCAACTGCTCACGGCACTGGCCAGTGGACCGCCGGCCAACGTGCTGGTGGTCTTCACGGCAGCCGCCAGCCCGGATCGCGGGGCTGAGCGCTTCTTGCGCCAGGTGTGTGCCGAGGTGGCCGCTTGCGCTTTGTGGCCCCAAGCATCGTCCAATCCCAAGCAAGACAAACCCGAACGCTGGGCCGAGTGGCTGAACGCGACCGATCTCAAGGCAGTTGCCTGGTGCCCTGCGCCCGCCGATGCCCAACGCTGGCTGGAGGCCCGCGCCCATGGCTGA
- a CDS encoding GTPase/DUF3482 domain-containing protein, with protein MADSLRKSTIDVAVVGHTNAGKTSLLRTLTRQVRFGEVSDRPGTTRHVEAIGLEVDGRTVMRYFDTPGLEDSVALQYHLKQMPEQLTPPQRVAALLDGPEAHGVFEQEAKVLRQMLGADAAIYVIDCREPVLPKYRCEIEVLNTCARPIMPVLNFVRSEHSREPEWREVLAAYGLHAAVLFDAVAPFVGAERQLYEDLSVLMRQHKGMLQTVLDDLDRQADERRTASAQRVADTLISAAAMRREIEPGTLADTKAKERFVTTFRKELVDSVRKCVDDLLQMHGFEKDDAQLDVMQWTSGRWASDLFNPETLASVGRLLGKGAAAGAAVGFTLDLALAGMSLGAATALGAAIGGALGQGWGQAPRKLRNAIMGVEELTLDNDVLIVLADSLVHLCQVLQARGHAAQDTIEVRMAPSGTYRKVLLQLLEPLEQARAHPEWEHHAGARRNHSSRREALGRSLAEQVMGLLDVVPPEAPPIGVEMQ; from the coding sequence ATGGCTGACTCCCTGCGCAAATCGACCATTGACGTTGCGGTGGTTGGCCACACCAACGCCGGCAAGACTTCGCTGCTGCGCACGCTCACACGCCAGGTGCGTTTTGGTGAAGTGTCCGACCGCCCCGGCACCACGCGCCACGTCGAGGCCATTGGCCTGGAAGTTGACGGGCGCACCGTGATGCGGTACTTCGACACCCCGGGTCTGGAAGACTCGGTGGCGTTGCAATACCACCTGAAGCAAATGCCCGAGCAGTTGACCCCGCCCCAGCGCGTGGCCGCCTTGCTGGACGGCCCTGAGGCGCACGGCGTGTTCGAGCAAGAGGCCAAGGTGCTGCGGCAGATGCTGGGCGCTGATGCGGCCATTTATGTGATCGATTGCCGTGAGCCGGTATTGCCCAAGTACCGCTGCGAGATCGAGGTGCTCAACACCTGCGCCCGGCCGATCATGCCTGTGCTCAATTTTGTGCGCAGCGAGCACAGCCGGGAGCCCGAGTGGCGCGAAGTGCTGGCGGCCTATGGCCTGCACGCCGCTGTGCTGTTTGACGCGGTGGCCCCGTTTGTGGGGGCTGAACGCCAGCTGTACGAAGACCTTAGCGTGCTCATGCGGCAGCACAAGGGGATGCTGCAGACCGTGCTCGACGACCTCGATCGCCAGGCCGACGAACGCCGCACCGCCAGCGCCCAGCGCGTGGCGGATACGCTGATTTCCGCTGCGGCCATGCGCCGCGAAATCGAGCCCGGAACGCTGGCAGACACCAAGGCCAAAGAGCGTTTTGTGACCACCTTCCGCAAGGAGCTGGTGGACAGCGTGCGCAAGTGTGTCGATGACCTGCTGCAAATGCACGGCTTCGAGAAAGACGATGCGCAGCTGGACGTGATGCAGTGGACCAGCGGGCGCTGGGCGTCCGATCTGTTCAACCCCGAAACCCTGGCCAGCGTAGGCCGCCTGCTGGGCAAGGGCGCGGCGGCGGGCGCGGCGGTGGGTTTCACGCTGGATCTCGCGCTCGCCGGCATGTCCCTCGGCGCCGCCACGGCGCTGGGCGCGGCCATTGGTGGCGCCTTGGGCCAAGGCTGGGGCCAGGCGCCGCGCAAATTGCGCAACGCCATCATGGGGGTTGAAGAACTGACGCTGGACAACGATGTGCTGATCGTGCTCGCCGATAGTCTGGTGCATTTGTGCCAGGTATTGCAAGCCCGCGGCCATGCGGCGCAAGACACCATCGAAGTGCGCATGGCGCCCTCGGGAACCTACCGCAAGGTCTTGCTGCAATTGCTTGAGCCGCTGGAACAGGCCCGGGCGCATCCCGAGTGGGAGCACCATGCGGGCGCCCGCAGAAACCACAGCTCACGCCGTGAGGCGCTGGGGCGTTCGCTGGCCGAGCAGGTGATGGGTTTGCTGGATGTGGTACCGCCAGAAGCACCCCCCATCGGGGTTGAAATGCAGTGA
- a CDS encoding TMEM165/GDT1 family protein, producing MEAFWVSTGVVALGEMGDKTQLLAVLLAARFKKPIPIILGILFATLANHALAGALGGWVAAALGPEVLRWVIGLSFIAMAAWMLVPDQLDDDLAVKEMALWGVLGTTFVAFFLAEMGDKTQIATVALAARYGDLVAVVAGSTLGMMLANIPAVYLGDKVAERVSMAWVHGVSAVIFLALGVLTLFNVGHLF from the coding sequence TTGGAAGCTTTCTGGGTATCCACCGGTGTGGTGGCGCTGGGCGAAATGGGTGACAAGACCCAGTTGCTGGCGGTGTTGCTGGCCGCCCGTTTCAAAAAACCGATTCCCATCATTCTGGGCATCCTGTTTGCCACGCTGGCCAACCACGCCTTGGCAGGTGCGCTGGGCGGCTGGGTTGCGGCGGCTCTCGGGCCTGAGGTGCTGCGATGGGTGATCGGCTTGTCCTTCATCGCCATGGCGGCGTGGATGCTGGTGCCCGACCAGCTCGACGACGATCTGGCTGTGAAAGAGATGGCCCTCTGGGGTGTCCTGGGCACCACCTTCGTGGCGTTCTTCCTGGCCGAAATGGGCGACAAGACGCAGATCGCCACCGTGGCCCTGGCCGCGCGGTATGGCGATCTGGTGGCGGTGGTGGCGGGCAGCACGCTGGGCATGATGCTGGCCAATATCCCGGCGGTGTATCTGGGCGACAAGGTGGCCGAACGCGTGTCCATGGCCTGGGTGCACGGCGTGTCGGCTGTGATCTTCCTCGCGCTGGGGGTGCTCACCCTGTTCAATGTGGGGCACCTGTTTTAA